A single window of Triplophysa rosa linkage group LG20, Trosa_1v2, whole genome shotgun sequence DNA harbors:
- the mbd1b gene encoding methyl-CpG-binding domain protein 1b isoform X1, producing METEKVAAEVPAQVPAQPPAEKEENKEPTTCTDPHDDVTDNKKEKAATEAEGESSEVMDNPACDWLEPLEEDCEDVDGQSFDRDGTGDAELESLAGSEWSGSVTSRRNVGERGGRGGGAKPRRRRHFEPNENWEDWPILGQGWKRRQVFRRSGTSEGRSDTYYMSRNGQKVRSKVELLKYVDESLDLSNFDFKSGKLVDGVPRRRRKRFVPYLNQKDADATPPKSSPHTYPVTDVTPTEPTANPVAPPSGEGLVNGNGETSQSSFRVCERCNKTFSVEEGQSICQSCRRELNASIDRRRKPNKKWIPCGRCRACQITVDCGKCVSCRNSRLHHQLNVRSRKVKCRKRKCLHPIRRDKVAKGIPQASKKLFLNTASLDTPYFKPPGSDFEESQSSFLQYSDSEDLSLFLGNDGDSYMDEFGLAKVRRRSCGCCRGCIRRTDCGTCDFCMDKPKFGGRNKKRQKCRLRQCQREAMKHLLPMDESQTEMYIPQDWVIRGRPRTRGRPRSRKQWDLELSDNEAEQYERPKTSGAAHMGNRKAFLFPSYNGKRPGTQYKELPAAKYENSTFPLSYVGESFRPEKRSQTFAMLGPYQEQQHESESSPSITQIFSMADSATKGIDADHELMPLLKSLRSMVLPVLWFCIVAEGPRLQLMQCSKRSAMADTIVNIEPSFQYHISVQGQPLLPTHKLYDIHPTRLTTTTEIVALLEDLERHSVCLGFENKNSRPGPLPVLPERAATCDFLILPELERCAKCSTKPQHHV from the exons atggaaACAGAAAAAGTTGCAGCTGAAGTACCTGCACAGGTACCTGCACAACCACCAGCCGAAAAGGAAGAAAACAAAGAGCCCACAACATGCACAGACCCTCACGATGATGTCACAGACAATAAAAAAGAGAAGGCTGCAACTGAGGCGGAAGGTGAGTCTTCAGAAGTCATGGATAATCCTGCTTGTGACTGGTTGGAGCCACTTGAAGAAGACTGTGAAGACGTTGATGGCCAGAGCTTTGACCGGGATGGAACAGGAGATGCAGAACTGGAAAGCCTTGCGGGAAGTGAATGGAGTGGGAGTGTGACTAGTCGAAGGAatgtgggggaaagagggggcAGAGGTggagg AGCAAAACCTAGGCGGAGGAGACACTTTGAGCCAAACGAAAACTGGGAGGATTGGCCTATATTAGGTCAAGGATGGAAACGCAGACAGGTTTTCCGTCGATCAGGCACAAGCGAAGGGCGCAGTGACACATACTATATGAG TCGAAACGGTCAAAAAGTAAGAAGTAAGGTTGAGCTTTTGAAATACGTAGACGAATCCTTGGACCTCAGCAACTTTGATTTCAAATCGGGAAAGCTTGTCGATGGTGTGCCTCGAAGAAGAAGAAAG AGATTTGTTCCATATTTGAACCAAAAGGATGCAGATGCGACCCCCCCGAAAAGCAGTCCCCATACATATCCTGTGACAGACGTCACTCCTACTGAGCCGACTGCAAATCCAGTTGCTCCACCTTCAGGGGAGGGTCTTGTCAATGGCAATGGGGAAACTTCACAATCTTCATTTCG CGTCTGCGAGAGATGCAATAAAACCTTTTCAGTTGAAGAGGGACAATCTATATGCCAGAGCTGCAGGAGAGAATTGAACGCAT cAATAGATAGACGTCGGAAACCCAACAAAAAG TGGATTCCATGTGGCCGATGTCGAGCTTGCCAGATTACAGTGGACTGTGGCAAATGTGTTAGTTGCAGAAATAGCCGGCTTCATCATCAGCTAAATGTCCGTTCCCGAAAAGTTAAATGTCGCAAACGGAAGTGTTTACATCCGATTCGCAGGGACAAAGTAGCAAAG GGTATTCCACAGGCATCAAAGAAGCTCTTTTTAAACACTGCTTCCCTGGACAcaccttattttaaa CCACCAGGCTCAGATTTTGAGGAATCACAG aGCTCCTTTCTGCAGTACAGTGATTCAGAAGATCTGTCTCTGTTCCTTGGTAATGATGGTGACAGTTACATGGATGAG TTCGGCTTGGCAAAGGTGCGTCGAAGGTCATGTGGATGTTGCAGAGGTTGTATTCGAAGAACAGACTGTGGAACCTGTGATTTTTGCATGGACAAACCAAAGTTTGGaggcagaaataaaaaaagacagaaatgcCGCCTACGGCAGTGCCAAAGGGAGGCTATG AAGCACTTGCTGCCCATGGATGAGAGTCAGACGGAGATGTATATACCTCAGGACTGGGTAATCCGAGGCAGACCAAGGACACGTGGTAGACCCCGAAGCAGAAAACAGTGGGATTTAGAGCTCTCGGATAATGAGGCAGAGCAATATGAGAGGCCAAAGACTTCAGGTGCTGCACATATGGGCAATAGGAAAGCATTCCTTTTTCCCAGTTACAATGGAAAG AGACCAGGTACGCAGTACAAAGAGCTTCCTGCAGCAAAATATGAGAATTCAACCTTTCCACTAAGCTATGTGGGGGAGAGTTTTAGGCCGGAGAAAAGATCACAAACCTTTGCAATGCTGGGACCATATCAAGAACAGCAGCATGAGAGCGAATCTTCCCCATCG ATAACTCAGATATTCAGTATGGCCGACAGCGCCACCAAAGGCATTGATGCTGACCACGAGCTGATGCCGCTTCTAAAGTCTCTTCGTAGCATGGTACTTCCTGTACTCTGGTTCTGCATTGTGGCAGAAGGTCCAAGGTTACAGTTAATGCAGTGCTCCAAGCGTTCTGCTATGGCGGACACCATTGTTAATATTGAACCCAGCTTCCAATATCACATAAGTGTCCAGGGACAACCCCTCCTGCCCACCCACAAACTCTATGACATCCACCCAACTCGTCTCACCACAACAACAGAGATTGTTGCTCTCCTTGAAGACTTGGAAAGGCACTCAGTCTGCCTGGGTTTTGAGAACAAAAATTCCAGACCTGGACCACTGCCTGTTCTTCCCGAGCGGGCGGCGACATGTGACTTCCTTATTTTGCCAGAGTTGGAACGTTGTGCAAAATGCTCTACAAAACCTCAACATCATGTTTAA
- the si:dkey-245f22.3 gene encoding myoD family inhibitor: MDCDCKDKYGGRLLNGSKSSFHEDDPKMNSAPNASTLQSTEFCNKNECTSMCPKDSELSSTEDLSGKDNSRLFSSLGTSNPLAFDLEVHIQNAPVELKRPFQNVLNSPDRDICSLDGLPICTQLPANHRKHSHSTAYKTTHRHRGIRFSTSTSKSQQSLKPPGEDLCASFLLACLFCKFWDCVLTVGDGCQYCVASICSSICSKACCCDPSALDVFMDFCPCCSCAEYMEACGCSCGESAFDCSICDLCLQTTECLELGMELSQLLFH; encoded by the exons ATGGATTGTGACTGTAAGGATAAATATGGTGGCCGTTTATTGAATGGATCTAAATCCAGCTTTCATGAAGATGACCCTAAAATGAATTCTGCTCCTAATGCATCAACTTTGCAAAGCACTG agttttgtaataaaaatgaatgtaccAGCATGTGTCCAAAGGATAGTGAGCTGTCCTCAACCGAAGACCTTTCTGGAAAGGACAACTCCCGTCTTTTTTCCAGTCTTGGCACATCGAATCCACTTGCGTTtg ATTTAGAAGTGCACATCCAAAACGCCCCAGTGGAACTGAAAAGGCCATTTCAGAATGTTTTGAACTCACCTGACAGGGACATCTGCTCTTTGGATGGTCTTCCTATCTGCACTCAGCTACCTGCCAACCACCGCAAACATTCACATTCCACTGCCtataaaacaacacaccgcCATCGTGGAATCAGGTTCTCCACCTCCACATCGAAAAGTCAGCAAAGCCTGAAACCTCCTGGAGAAG ACTTATGTGCATCCTTTCTTTTGGCCTGTTTGTTCTGTAAGTTCTGGGATTGCGTTCTAACTGTTGGAGATGGGTGTCAATACTGCGTGGCGTCTATCTGTTCATCAATCTGCTCTAAAGCATGTTGCTGCGACCCCTCTGCTTTGGATGTCTTTATGGACTTTTGCCCATGCTGCAGCTGTGCCGAATACATGGAAGCATGCGGTTGCAGCTGTGGAGAGAGCGCCTTTGACTGCTCCATTTGCGATCTCTGTCTACAGACTACCGAGTGTCTGGAACTTGGCATGGAACTCTCTCAGCTTCTGTTTCACTAA
- the tfe3b gene encoding transcription factor E3b, with protein MSSRVLLRQQLMREQAQEQERREAQQQASVSQLRPTDSTPAILVTVPPMAACPPPAQVPVEVLKVQTHLENPTKYHIRQAQRQQVKQYLSTTQGNKVATQTLGVSPVLQSSSAPELGPSASSAPNSPMAHLNLGSNKEEMDDVIDDIISLESSFNDDIMSLIDSGLQLPNTLPGNLLDIYSSPGMATTSITISNSCPADLPNIKREITDTEARAFMKERQKKENHNLIERRRRFNINDRIQELGALIPKSNDPEMRWNKGTILKASVDYIRKLQKEQQRAKEIEMRQKKLEQANKTLLLHIQQLEMQAGVHGLATPLSSSDVSFLQQQLPQANQSLQPSVGESQAHTQLTMDGAMAQTSPSPFLTVPPSGSLAGAVVSGPLDLGTFSFAELDEPSASDLYTDVGLNDILMEEGGMLPTIRSSDPFFSPMSPGASKPSSRRSSINMEDDL; from the exons ATGTCATCTCGAGTGTTGCTACGGCAACAGCTGATGCGGGAGCAGGCTCAGGAGCAGGAGAGGAGGGAGGCGCAGCAGCAAGCATCTGTCTCTCAGCTCCGGCCGACAGACTCCACACCTGCCATCTTGGTCACGGTCCCACCCATGGCTGCCTGCCCTCCTCCTGCTCAAGTACCAGTGGAAGTGCTGAAG GTGCAAACTCACCTTGAAAACCCAACTAAATACCACATCCGGCAGGCTCAGAGGCAGCAAGTGAAACAGTACTTGTCCACCACACAGGGCAACAAAGTTGCCACACAAACACTTGGTGTGTCCCCTGTTCTGCAGTCAAGCTCCGCCCCTGAGTTGGGACCCTCTGCAAGCAGTGCCCCCAACAGTCCAATGGCACATCTTAACCTGGGCTCCAACAAAGAAGAG ATGGATGACGTAATCGATGACATCATTAGCCTAGAGTCCAGCTTCAATGATGACATCATGTCACTTATAGACTCAGGACTGCAACTCCCAAACACG TTACCAGGCAACCTTCTGGATATCTACAGCAGTCCTGGTATGGCGACCACCAGCATCACCATTAGCAATTCCTGTCCAGCAGATCTGCCTAACATCAAAAGGGAAATTACTG ACACAGAGGCCAGGGCCTTCATGAAGGAaagacagaagaaagaaaatcataatcTCA TTGAAAGGAGAAGAAGATTTAATATAAATGACAGAATACAGGAGTTGGGGGCTCTTATACCCAAGTCCAACGATCC GGAGATGCGCTGGAACAAGGGAACCATTTTGAAGGCTTCTGTTGATTATATAAGAAAGCTTCAAAAAGAGCAACAGAGAGCCAAAGAGATTGAGATGAGGCAGAAGAAGCTTGAGCAAGCCAACAAGACCCTGCTGCTTCATATACAG CAATTGGAGATGCAAGCCGGGGTCCATGGCCTCGCCACTCCTTTGTCAAGCTCAGACGTTTCTTTTCTTCAGCAGCAGCTACCCCAAGCAAACCAGTCTTTGCAGCCCAGCGTTGGAGAAAGCCAAGCTCATACCCAGCTCACTATGGATGGGGCCATGGCACAGACTTCCCCTTCTCCCTTCCTCACAGTACCCCCTTCAGGTTCTTTGGCTGGTGCAGTTGTAAGCGGCCCTCTTGATTTGGGTACGTTTAGCTTTGCGGAGCTGGATGAACCATCGGCTTCTGACCTTTACACTGATGTGGGTCTCAATGACATTCTAATGGAGGAAGGCGGCATGTTGCCCACCATCAGGTCCTCAGATCCATTTTTCTCCCCAATGTCACCTGGTGCCTCCAAGCCTAGCAGCCGCAGGAGTAGCATTAACATGGAGGACGACTTGTAA
- the cxxc1b gene encoding CXXC-type zinc finger protein 1b, whose amino-acid sequence MDSEMSDMDQTQAGDNTMDGENSPLYCICRKPDINCFMIGCDNCNEWFHGHCINVTEKMAKAIREWYCHQCQEMDPSLEIRYRKKNRDKNVDSESYDKRSSTPEYKIDKRRGSKVKRSARMCGECEPCTRTEDCGQCDFCKDMKKFGGPNKIRQKCRLRQCVVRARKMLRVRDEEFSLRERRDNIMHRNRRYSDDYDENDMDSYEHYRNRTAWASDDDEEPLYSPVPRKKAIKVKHVKRRDKKFDKKKESRRHKQKQKHRDRLRHSERGDGRDRGNFRQCLGPNCIECARPNSKYCSEDCGMKLAANRIYEILPQRIQQWQQSPCIAEEQGKKQLERIRREQQAARMRLAEMERRFHELEGIIAKAKQQVVLQDEDVNETDSEDTDLQIFCVSCSHPINPKVALRHMERCYAKYESQTSFGSIFPTRIEGATRLFCDVYNPQSKTYCKRLQVLCPEHSRDPKVPVDEVCGCPLVRNVFEPTGEYCRVSKRKCNKHYCWEKLRRAEVDLERVRVWYKLDELFEQERNVRTAMTNRAGLLALMLHQTIQHDPLTTDLRSNKDR is encoded by the exons ATG GACAGTGAAATGTCTGATATGGATCAGACTCAGGCTGGGGATAACACCATGGATGGAGAGAACTCCCCTTTGTACTGCATATGTCGAAAACCAGACATAAACTGCTTCATGAT TGGTTGTGATAACTGCAATGAATGGTTCCATGGTCACTGCATAAATGTGACGGAGAAGATGGCTAAAGCTATCAGAGAGTGGTACTGCCATCAGTGTCAGG AAATGGACCCGTCTCTTGAGATAAGGTATCGGAAAAAGAACCGTGATAAAAATGTTGACTCTGAAAGCTATGACAAACGATCCAGTACTCCGGAGTATAAGATCGATAAGCGCCGTGGATCTAAA GTAAAGCGTTCTGCTCGTATGTGTGGGGAATGTGAACCCTGTACCAGGACAGAGGATTGTGGCCAATGTGACTTCTGTAAAGATATGAAAAAATTTGGAGGCCCAAACAAGATTCGTCAGAAATGTCGTTTAAGGCAGTGTGTTGTCCGTGCTCGG aaaatgctACGTGTTCGCGATGAGGAGTTTTCTCTCCGTGAGAGGAGAGACAACATAATGCACAGAAATAGACGATACTCCGATGATTACGACGAGAATGATATGGACTCGTACGAGCACTACAGGAACAGAACTGCG TGGGCCAGTGATGATGACGAAGAGCCGCTTTATAGTCCTGTCCCACGGAAGAAAGCTATTAAAGTCAAACACGTCAAAAGGAGAGACAAGAAATTTGACAAAAAG AAAGAGTCTCGTCGGCACAAGCAGAAACAGAAGCACCGAGATCGCTTAAGACACAGTGAGAGGGGAGATGGCAGAGACAGAGGAAACTTTCGGCAGTGCCTGGGGCCAAATTGCATCGAATGTGCACGTCCAAACTCCAAATACTGTTCTGAGGACTGCGGAATGAAGCTGGCTGCCAA CCGGATCTATGAGATCCTTCCCCAGCGTATCCAGCAGTGGCAGCAGAGCCCTTGTATAGCTGAAGAGCAGGGCAAAAAACAGCTGGAGCGCATTCGCAGAGAGCAGCAAGCCGCACGCATGCGCCTAGCCGAAATGGAGCGACGGTTCCATGAACTGGAGGGCATCATTGCCAAGGCcaaacagcaggtggtgctgCAGGATGAGGAT GTTAATGAAACCGACAGCGAGGACACAGACCTTCAGATCTTCTGTGTGTCCTGCAGTCACCCCATCAACCCCAAGGTGGCACTAAGGCACATGGAAAGATGTTATGCCAAG TATGAAAGCCAGACCTCTTTCGGATCCATTTTCCCAACAAGAATAGAAGG GGCTACAAGGCTTTTCTGTGATGTATACAACCCACAGAGCAAAACGTACTGCAAGAGACTTCAAGTCCTGTGCCCAGAGCATTCCAGAGACCCAAAG gTCCCCGTGGATGAGGTTTGTGGATGTCCACTAGTGCGCAATGTTTTTGAGCCGACTGGAGAGTACTGCAGGGTCTCAAAGCGCAAATGCAACAAGCATTACTGCTGGGAGAAACTCAGGAGAGCGGAGGTGGACCTGGAGCGTGTCCGAGTG TGGTACAAGCTGGACGAGTTGTTTGAACAAGAACGCAATGTGAGGACAGCTATGACCAACAGAGCAGGACTACTGGCCCTGATGCTTCACCAGACCATCCAGCATGACCCATTGACCACTGACCTCCGGAGCAATAAAGACAGATAG
- the mbd1b gene encoding methyl-CpG-binding domain protein 1b isoform X2, protein METEKVAAEVPAQVPAQPPAEKEENKEPTTCTDPHDDVTDNKKEKAATEAEGESSEVMDNPACDWLEPLEEDCEDVDGQSFDRDGTGDAELESLAGSEWSGSVTSRRNVGERGGRGGGAKPRRRRHFEPNENWEDWPILGQGWKRRQVFRRSGTSEGRSDTYYMSRNGQKVRSKVELLKYVDESLDLSNFDFKSGKLVDGVPRRRRKRFVPYLNQKDADATPPKSSPHTYPVTDVTPTEPTANPVAPPSGEGLVNGNGETSQSSFRVCERCNKTFSVEEGQSICQSCRRELNAYRRRKPNKKWIPCGRCRACQITVDCGKCVSCRNSRLHHQLNVRSRKVKCRKRKCLHPIRRDKVAKGIPQASKKLFLNTASLDTPYFKPPGSDFEESQSSFLQYSDSEDLSLFLGNDGDSYMDEFGLAKVRRRSCGCCRGCIRRTDCGTCDFCMDKPKFGGRNKKRQKCRLRQCQREAMKHLLPMDESQTEMYIPQDWVIRGRPRTRGRPRSRKQWDLELSDNEAEQYERPKTSGAAHMGNRKAFLFPSYNGKRPGTQYKELPAAKYENSTFPLSYVGESFRPEKRSQTFAMLGPYQEQQHESESSPSITQIFSMADSATKGIDADHELMPLLKSLRSMVLPVLWFCIVAEGPRLQLMQCSKRSAMADTIVNIEPSFQYHISVQGQPLLPTHKLYDIHPTRLTTTTEIVALLEDLERHSVCLGFENKNSRPGPLPVLPERAATCDFLILPELERCAKCSTKPQHHV, encoded by the exons atggaaACAGAAAAAGTTGCAGCTGAAGTACCTGCACAGGTACCTGCACAACCACCAGCCGAAAAGGAAGAAAACAAAGAGCCCACAACATGCACAGACCCTCACGATGATGTCACAGACAATAAAAAAGAGAAGGCTGCAACTGAGGCGGAAGGTGAGTCTTCAGAAGTCATGGATAATCCTGCTTGTGACTGGTTGGAGCCACTTGAAGAAGACTGTGAAGACGTTGATGGCCAGAGCTTTGACCGGGATGGAACAGGAGATGCAGAACTGGAAAGCCTTGCGGGAAGTGAATGGAGTGGGAGTGTGACTAGTCGAAGGAatgtgggggaaagagggggcAGAGGTggagg AGCAAAACCTAGGCGGAGGAGACACTTTGAGCCAAACGAAAACTGGGAGGATTGGCCTATATTAGGTCAAGGATGGAAACGCAGACAGGTTTTCCGTCGATCAGGCACAAGCGAAGGGCGCAGTGACACATACTATATGAG TCGAAACGGTCAAAAAGTAAGAAGTAAGGTTGAGCTTTTGAAATACGTAGACGAATCCTTGGACCTCAGCAACTTTGATTTCAAATCGGGAAAGCTTGTCGATGGTGTGCCTCGAAGAAGAAGAAAG AGATTTGTTCCATATTTGAACCAAAAGGATGCAGATGCGACCCCCCCGAAAAGCAGTCCCCATACATATCCTGTGACAGACGTCACTCCTACTGAGCCGACTGCAAATCCAGTTGCTCCACCTTCAGGGGAGGGTCTTGTCAATGGCAATGGGGAAACTTCACAATCTTCATTTCG CGTCTGCGAGAGATGCAATAAAACCTTTTCAGTTGAAGAGGGACAATCTATATGCCAGAGCTGCAGGAGAGAATTGAACGCAT ATAGACGTCGGAAACCCAACAAAAAG TGGATTCCATGTGGCCGATGTCGAGCTTGCCAGATTACAGTGGACTGTGGCAAATGTGTTAGTTGCAGAAATAGCCGGCTTCATCATCAGCTAAATGTCCGTTCCCGAAAAGTTAAATGTCGCAAACGGAAGTGTTTACATCCGATTCGCAGGGACAAAGTAGCAAAG GGTATTCCACAGGCATCAAAGAAGCTCTTTTTAAACACTGCTTCCCTGGACAcaccttattttaaa CCACCAGGCTCAGATTTTGAGGAATCACAG aGCTCCTTTCTGCAGTACAGTGATTCAGAAGATCTGTCTCTGTTCCTTGGTAATGATGGTGACAGTTACATGGATGAG TTCGGCTTGGCAAAGGTGCGTCGAAGGTCATGTGGATGTTGCAGAGGTTGTATTCGAAGAACAGACTGTGGAACCTGTGATTTTTGCATGGACAAACCAAAGTTTGGaggcagaaataaaaaaagacagaaatgcCGCCTACGGCAGTGCCAAAGGGAGGCTATG AAGCACTTGCTGCCCATGGATGAGAGTCAGACGGAGATGTATATACCTCAGGACTGGGTAATCCGAGGCAGACCAAGGACACGTGGTAGACCCCGAAGCAGAAAACAGTGGGATTTAGAGCTCTCGGATAATGAGGCAGAGCAATATGAGAGGCCAAAGACTTCAGGTGCTGCACATATGGGCAATAGGAAAGCATTCCTTTTTCCCAGTTACAATGGAAAG AGACCAGGTACGCAGTACAAAGAGCTTCCTGCAGCAAAATATGAGAATTCAACCTTTCCACTAAGCTATGTGGGGGAGAGTTTTAGGCCGGAGAAAAGATCACAAACCTTTGCAATGCTGGGACCATATCAAGAACAGCAGCATGAGAGCGAATCTTCCCCATCG ATAACTCAGATATTCAGTATGGCCGACAGCGCCACCAAAGGCATTGATGCTGACCACGAGCTGATGCCGCTTCTAAAGTCTCTTCGTAGCATGGTACTTCCTGTACTCTGGTTCTGCATTGTGGCAGAAGGTCCAAGGTTACAGTTAATGCAGTGCTCCAAGCGTTCTGCTATGGCGGACACCATTGTTAATATTGAACCCAGCTTCCAATATCACATAAGTGTCCAGGGACAACCCCTCCTGCCCACCCACAAACTCTATGACATCCACCCAACTCGTCTCACCACAACAACAGAGATTGTTGCTCTCCTTGAAGACTTGGAAAGGCACTCAGTCTGCCTGGGTTTTGAGAACAAAAATTCCAGACCTGGACCACTGCCTGTTCTTCCCGAGCGGGCGGCGACATGTGACTTCCTTATTTTGCCAGAGTTGGAACGTTGTGCAAAATGCTCTACAAAACCTCAACATCATGTTTAA